aggccttcatggtcgaattgctgcaaagaaaccactactaaatgacaccaataagaagacttgcttgggccaagaaacacaagcaatggacattagaccggtggaagtctgccctttggtctgatgagtccaaatttgagatttctgtcttcgtgagatgcagagtaggtgaacggatgatctcggcatgtgaggttcccactgtgaagcatggaggaggtgtgttgctgtggggatgctttgctggtaaaactgtctgatttatttagaattcaaggcacaattaaccagcatggctaccacagcattctgcagcgatactccatcccatcttgtttgcgcttagtgggactatcattacccaaaacacacatccaggctgtgtaagggctatttgaccaagaatgagattgatggagtgctgcatcagatgacctggactccacaacctcaacccaattgagatggtttgggatgagttggacctcagagtgaaggaaaagcagccaacaagtcctcagcatatgtgggaactcctttaagactgttggaaaagcattccaggtgaagctgttggaaaagcattccaggggaagctggttgagagaatcccaagagtgtgcatagctgtcatcaaggcaaagagtggctaatttgaagaatctaaaatatactttgatttgtttaacacttttttggttactacatgattccatatgtgttatttcatagttttgacatcttcactattattctacaatgtagaaaatagtagaaaatagtaaaaataaagaaaaaacattctTTAAGAAGTGtcttaacttttgactggtactgtagatgtgtatgtatatgcatgtctgtgtgtgtaaatgtgagtgtgtatatagatacagtggggagaacaagtatttgatacactgccgattttgcaggttttcctacttacaatgcatgtagaggtctgtaattttgatcataggtacacttcaactgtgagagatggaatctaaaacaaaaatccagaaaatcatattGTATGAAGTAggaagtaggaaaacctgcaaaatcgtcagtgtatcaaatacttgttctccccactgtatgtatggaTGTCTATGTGTATAGATGTGAGTGTGTTTATGGATGTGAAGGTCTGTGTGCCGGTACTGTATGGAGCCCCACCTCTGGGTCTTTGTTCCACTGCACCACGTACTCCCAGCAGCAGTGGGCAAACAGCAGGTCAGGAGAGAGGGAGTCTGGGAAACGctgacacacagacaccagcAGCTCTGGaggaacacaggaacacacactttAATATAACAACAACAAATACACTTCCCTATGGAGGAATTGGGTTAGTGACCACAGGAGTACACACTCACCTGCTGCCCTGTTGAAGTTTGGATCCTCCTGgctcttttctccctccccctgctcTGGCTGGGAGGGCTGTTCCGTGCTCTCGGCCTCCCCCCTCCTCTGCAGCATGTCCTTCAGCCGCTCAGGGGCCAAGTCTTGCCTGAACACCCACTTAGCCACGCTGTCTGCTATACCACCTGAGAGAggacgaaggagagagagagagcgtaggTAATCACTGATCTACTGTATATGTGATTATCTCTCTCACCAATTCCAACCCTCTCAGATCGGGATTATGGACTTTTTATTTCTTATAGTACGTATCCAGTACCTCGGCCCCCCTCCAGCAGGGCTTTGACTGAGCAGTGTGGTGTGGCGCTCCCTGGTGTTCCCTGAGGAGGAGGCACACACAGCAGTGTCTGCAGGGACAACACGTCCTCCAGCTGTCTCACACACACCGCCCACTGCTCCAGTTCCAACGACACCGCCTCCCACTCTGGCtggaactgatacacacacacacaaagagtcaGTGACGAAGCACacatatcagtgtgtgtgtgtgctagggtgtgtgtgttcacccTTTTCTTTGCCAGAGCCAGGtgattatatgtgtgtgtgtggtgtgtgacctTGGTTTCAGCCAGGATGGTGATGTTAGCCTTAGCAGCGCGGTGAGCCACTATTGCAGCCAACAGGGCGGCAGCAGAACTGTGGGACTGGACACATGCAGCACGCACCTGctgccaccagggggagacacaCTGCATGTCCCACGACTCCTCCACCGCACCTAGGGAGAGGAGGAACACAGCCGTCTACAGAAGTCAATGGGAGTCTAGCCACATACCATCTAACCACAAGCTAACTCAATGTCGTCACAGCACAGACAACATTGGAAATAAAATGTGCTCACACACCTTTCATGGAGCTGAGGGCAGTgagcagtgtgtgtaggtgtctgaCGGCCTCTGTTTTTTTCAATACTTCCTTCTCTCTGTGCAGCCATACACTCAGCAGCAGAGACTGAGGGAAAACACACACGGACAAACAACATGGATGAGTTACATTTCATTCTATTTCAAACAGTCTATTCTTCCTCCCATACCCAAATCATCCCtttctagaatcggcttcctcttattcctccaccacctcttcaccctctctcccgcctctccTCACCAGTAGTTGCTGTGGGCTGATGCCGGTCTTCTGCAGTGTGTTACAGACTTTCTGTAGAGGGCTCTCTCCTGTCAGACAGCCCCAGAACAGAAAGCTCCCTACaggggaaaaacacacacacaaactaacctCTAATACACTTATAGGTaatagtgtgagtgtgtgtttgtgtgtgtgtgtctgtgcgcgtctttgtgttgtgtgtgtgcgttttcaTTCTACCAAGCTGTGTCCAGTCTGCGTTGGGCCCTGGCACCACTCTGatctcctctccctcacactccaTCTGGGACAGGAAGCTCCGGACAGGAAGTGATGCGTCAGGGGAGTCCTGGGCGAAAGAGACGGAGGGGCGGGAGCCGGACGTGAGTTCTGCGTAGCGCTGCAGGGTAGGGGAGACACGGGCCAGCTCCTCCTCTATACCTGCAACCTCCGTCTGAAAAGGAAGAGGAGAATGTGGaacaagagaagagggagagaaaatagaTTCAAAATTGGTGAGTGTTGCTGACAACTCAGCATTGGCCTGCCGTTTACTGCTCTGAATGTAGCTAGTTAATTCAGTGTCAGACTGCTGTACAACCAGTGGTGTTTGTTGTACTcacaggttcagtgtgtgtgtctgtggtggcctCCCCAGTAGAGTGGAGCTGTTGGATGTCTGTGTAGAGCTGCAGCAGTTTCAGTTGGGAGGAACACAACTGGAACAACCCTTCATCTACCGCCTCAGGGTCTGCAGGGACAGCGCACACGGGCAACACACAGAGGCattaacccacacacacaggcattaacccacacacacaggcattaacccacacacacaggcattaacccacacacacatgaacccacacacacaggcattaacccacacacacaggcattaacccacacacacaggcattaacccacacacacaggcattaacccacacacacaggcattaacccacacacacaggcattaacccacacacacagacatgaacccacacacacaggcattaacccacacacacacaggcattaacacacacaggcactAAGACACCTATTTGTACACGGTTTAATAATATTCAACCTCAATAAATATCCAGAAATACACGGTACCTTGCCCTTTGAGACTGGCCAGTAAGACTCGGGTGATGTTGGTCAGACAGGAGACTGGAGCATTCTTATTGGCTAGCAAAGACTCCAGGGCCTAAAGGACAGGACAGAGAGCAGTAAGTAGTAGTACACCACATTCCATGGGTGTGTTGACcccactatgtgtgtgtgtgtgtgtgtgtgtgtgtgtgtgtgtgtgtgtgtgtgtgtgtgtatatgtgttgaCCTGTTTCTTAACGGCAGGGTGTTTGATGTCCAGCAGTACACTCTGGGCCTCGCTCTCCAGGATATCTGTGGAGAGGAGGTCAAAGGTAAGAAAGAGCTCTTCTGGTTTTCCCTGTTCAAATACTTCTGTAAAGGGTATCCTCCCATCTGTTCATtttccccctccatctctgtcgTACCTGGTTCCACCTCTCTGctcttcagtagtgtggtcagtcTCTTCAGCAGGTGCATGTCCTTCGCCCTCTCACTCTTCTTATCACTGACATAGGGAACATAATCATTACGTCCTTTTGGTAAAACTACACAGGCTGTGTttggtgcattcggaaagtattcagaccccttcactttttccacattttgttacgttacatcaatcatcaatctacacataatgacgaagcgaaaacaggtttttagaaatgtttgcaaatgtattaaaaaatgtactgaaatactttatttacataagtattcagaccctttgctatgagactcgaaattgagctctggtgcatcctgtttccattgatcatccttgagatgtttctaaaacttgggagtccacctgtggtaaattcaattcattggacaagatttgaaaaggcacacacctgtctatataaagtcccacagttgacaatgcatgtcagagcaaaaactaagccatgaggtcgaaggaattgtccatagagctccgagacaggattgtgtcgaggcacagatttggggaagggtaccaaaaaatgtctgcagcattgaaggtccccaagaacaaagtggtctccatcattcttaaatggaagaggtttggaaacACCTAGACTCTTACTAGAGCAGGCCGCCcgggcaaactgagcaatcgggagagaagggccttggtcagggaggtgaccaagaaaggccactctgacagagctccagagttcctctgtgaagatgggagaaccttccataagaacaaccatctctgcagcactccactaaaatcaggcctttatggtagaatggccagacggaaaccactcctcagtaaaaggcacatgacagcccgcttggagttgccaaaaggcacctaaaggactctcagaacatgacaaacaagattctctggtctgatgaaacagattgaactctttggcctgaatgccaagcttcacgtctggaggaatcctggcaccattcctacagtgaagcatggtggtggcagaaatATGCTGTGGGGAGTTGTTTCAGtagcagggaatgggagactagtcaggatcgaggcaaagatgaacggagcaaagtacagagcgatccttgatgaaaacctgctccagagtgctgagGACCTCATactgggcaaaggttcaccttccaacaggacaacgaccctaagcacacagccaagacaacgcaggagaggcttcgggacaagtctctgaatgtccttgaatggcccagccagagcccggacaggaacccgatcgaacatctctagagagacctgaaaatagctgtgcagcaacgctccccattcaacctgacagagcttgatggggtctgcagagaagaatgggagaaactccccaaatacaagtgtgccaagcttgtagcgtcataccccaaAGAAACTtgtctgtaattgctgccaaaggtgcgtcaacaaagtactgagtaaagggtctgaatacttatgtaaatgtgatatttcagctttttatttgtaatacatttgcaccaaaaaaacaaaaaaaaacgattttattaattttagaatagggttgtaacgaaacaaaatgtggTTAAAGTCAAGGagtcagaatactttccgaatgcactgtatgtgtagaATCTTTCACAATACAAGAATTATACTCCTGATCTTCCCAAGATGTCCCAACCGTACTACgaagtgtgtgttagtgtgaaaAGTCACCTGAGGGCCAGATGGAAGGGGACAGTGACAGTGCGTAGTGCTCCAGTAGCAGGGTCAAACAGACACACTTGCTGTGTGTGGAGCAGCCAGCCCTGACTAGTCACACTGTTCACCCCCATCAGCCGGTAGCCTGCATACAGCAacctgacacatacacacataggaGATAAGGAAATTGTTACTGGTTAAAGTAGTTCAAATGCTTTAGAAACATACGattagaactgtgtgtgtgtgtgtgtgtgtgtgtgtgtgtgtgtgtgtgtgtgtgtgtgtgtgtacctgcagtgTTTCCCTACAGTGAAGGCTCCTACTCTGGGACCCTGCTGTGTGCCCCACACCTCCAGGATGCCTCTCCTGGGTGCATAGATGACCAGGAACTGGGCGTGGCGCCGAGGGAGGGGCGCAGAGGGCGAGGGCTCGCGCTCGCCCCGCCCCTCAGACACCTGCACCCAACCCAGCTGGGCATCACGGTATCCTGGGAAAACACAGAAATAGGTTATTATAACTAGATATATAAGTAGGGCATTTTTCCAAGTCAAACACTAGACCCTACTCAACATTAGCTGTCTTTATACTAAACCGGATAATTAATTTACTGATGAGTttggctgtgatgataccagtatcgcaatattttttctatggcaaaaatgaaaacacgaagcagaccaaactctttggtcctttaaaaacctgctgtatgttgaATATTGTGTACTATAGCGtggaaataaatacatgtgactctggatgacatcaTAAtggtgtttgtttccaacattaggccCGTTTTCATGTTTTGTTTTCTTGCTACGATACTGATATCGTTCCGGCCCTACTGTTGAGTGCTGAAGGGAGAATTCTTTTTCACCCTTCCACATGCGGATAGCTATGCCTCTCCCCACGTCAAGCAGCGTGACCCTGCCGAAGTCGTCCGTGACCCCAGCCAGAGTGttacagggggacagacagatgaACTCCCCGTGACGCCGCGAGTCTGGGAGACCAAACCTGAGGGCGGGACacgagagggaggaaagagttgGGCTAAGCAATCAGTTAAGtgagaaatgaaaaaaaaaaggcTCATTGATTAATGTTAGTGATAAAAAGATAACTTGGCAATTTGATTGCGTAGATTGCGTGTGCAGCACAAACAGTTCCCTAGTTCTTCTGACAAAAGGGATGGTGTTGGTCACCTGACTGCCAGGGGCGTGGCCGGCTCCACCTTGGGCTTCTGTTTCTGAGTTGGCTCCTCCTCACTCTGTTTCTTCCAGCCCAGCCACCCACTGACGCGAGAGCAAAAGAGAGCAGTGCGAAAGAAAGgaaagataggagagagagaaggaaagaggagagaaagggtgCAGAAAGAAAGAAGCAATGcagaagaaagagggagaagagggagaggacatACAGAGTTATAATGAATTAGTTGTCAGGAAAGAGGCTATATATCAGTGTATTGATTTTGCTGCTTTGTGTCCTGTGTGGCTGTATCAGAGGTAGCATGGCTCAGTGAAGGCCCCTGCCGTATCAACACACCTGCACACAGCACCACAGGGAATACTCACCATGATTAAAGGGAGTAGGAGGCCAGGATACTGACAACCGAGAAAAGACTCATACATACAATCACCAAGAAAAACACACACGCACCTGGCAGCGCTGAACAAGGCCGATGTGAGTTTGCTCGCCACAGCCAGAGCCacatgggagaggagaggctgggagCTACCCTGGAAAGAGATAAAAACAATATTTTATGACTGGACATTTTTGTGCTGCTTTGGTGGAAATCTCAGCTCTGTTTACAGCAGGGGTGGGCAAAATAAGGCAATCCAGTCTGAGGGAGATTtgagtaaaaaacattttttgggggtggggggtaAACTATTTTGGGTTAAAATAACACTACAGGCTAGATAGAAAGTAtgtagaaattataatggacctTTATAATGTTCAAATAACTGCCCTTTCTCAAAATAACGTCCCTCTGAATTTAGAAATTATGATATGGCCCACGAGCCAAAattattgcccatccctgctctagAGGGAATGGAAAAGTCAAAAATCACTGCTACTGGTCTGAACTAATGCCGACTGTGCTTACTTATTAAAGAGTAACTACCAATCTCTCAAGGAGATAAATAGACAGGCATGAGGTGAGGAAAAAGATAGACAAACcgaaacaaacacacacctctaTGGCGTAGTAGAAGCCTGTGTAGGGTCCTCCCCCCACAGTTATGTACTGACTCATGGCGGGGGGGCTGCCCTTCACAGAGGCATGGAAACCCCCCAGGATAGATGCATTCTTCATCTGGTCAAACACACACAGCGTCATTATACCTgacaagggagggagggacagagagagagagcaccgttACAATGGAGAACATAGCTACACTTTCACTGTCTTTCAACCAGAATCCATGATCTTCTCCACCTTCTGCTCACCATGCTCCTGCCCCactccctgcccctctccctccagcCCCCCCCCACACTCCCTGTGCCCCTCCACCCATCTGACCCTCCCTCCTCGACTCTCTCACCCACGCTGCTGTGGTCTACGATGGTGTCCATATCCTGTAGACCCCACTTCTTATAGgccagaggaggagggtggaccACCTCACTGCCTGCTGCCGCCGCTGAGGAGGGgagtagggagagaggggtaagacACAGAAAGTTAGGGATAATGAGTAAGAGAAGGGGTTTGGAGGAAGAGATTAAGGAAGAGAGGGTTGCCAGAGAAAGAGGAGATGAGGGAAAGAGTTGAGTAAATGGTGTGGAATGACTATCACCTCAAGCCACAATACACAAAatataccccccaaaaatactaCATGTACTAGCCTAAGTGTCAAATACTAGCTTTTGTGCGTGTGTCAGTACCTGCATCCTTTCTGGCGAACTCTGTCAACCCAGCCAGCAAATAGAGAACATGGTTCTATTAAACATCATGTAACCTTTATAGCACAATTACTATGGTACTACAACTAGTTTTACAACTACGAACACTAACCTACAGCGCTATGAAAAAGTAGTTCCCCCTTTCGaattttctctacttttgcattttttttatactgaatgttatcagatctttaactaaaacctaatattagataaagggaacctgagtgtacaaataacacaacaatgacATACATATTTtataaacaaagttatgcaacacgcAATGCCCCTGTGTGTAATTGCCTTACACTAAATAACTGGTGGTGCttcctttagctgcaatgactccaaccaaacacttcctgtagttgttgatcagtctctcacgtcactgtggaggaattttggcccactcttccatgcagaactgctttaactcagtgaCATATGTGGGTTTTCAATAAtaaactgctcgtttcaagtccaaCCACAACGTCTCAATAGGGATTAGGTCTAGACTTTGACTATGCCATtccaaatgtgttgctttttaaccATGTTTATGTAGACTTGAttatgtgttttggatcattgtcttgctgcatgacccagctgcccttcagcttcagctcacagacagatggcctgacattctcctatagaattctctgatacagagcagaatgtATTCTTGACAGTTGGTATAAGGtttttactgtggaatgcagtgtttggttttcgccaggcataatgggacccatgtcatcCAAAAACGTATACTTTTTGACTCATCTGTCTATAGAACATTCTatagagtcttgatgatcatccaggtgcttccaggtgctttttggcagACTTGAGTCAACTTTCTGGAtgagatgggtcccattatgtctggcgaaaaccaaacactgcattccacagaaatcaaattgtattggtcacatacacatggttagcagatgtcattgcgagtgtagagaaatgattgtgcttctagttacgacagtgcagcaatatctaacaagtaatctaacaattccacaacaactacctaatacacacaaatctaagtaaaggaatggaataagtataaatatatggatgagcaatgacagggtggcataggctaagatgcaattgatggtataaaatacagtatatacatatgagataagtaatgcaagatatatgtaaacattattcaagtgggattattcaagtgactagtgatccatttattaaagtggccaatgatttcaagtctgtatgtaggcagctgTGTTAGTGATGGCACTGTGTTgccataccaacggtcaagcatggtggtggtagtgtgatggtttggggatgctttgctaccTTAGGACCTGGACAACTTGCCtgaatagaaggaaccatgaattctgctctgtatcagagaattctacagcagaatgtcaggccatccgtctgtgagctgaagctgaagggcagctgggtcatgcagcaagacaatgatccaaaacacacaatcaagtctacatgaaaattgttaaaaagtaacacatttgaagttttggaatggcttagtcaaagtccagacctaatcccaattgagatgttgtggcaggactttaAATGAGCAGAAAATTAATCCACAGCCAAAAATTAATCTAGAgcaatgtgagagactgatcagcAACTACAGGAAACACTTGGTTGCATTCATTGCAGCTCAAGGTGGCACaacagttattgagtgtaagggggcaatgacttcttcacacaggggaattgggttTCATAACtctgttaattaaataaataaaataagtatacatttttgttattatttgtaaactcaggttccctttatctaatattaggttatGGTTGAAGAtatgataacattcagtatcaaaaattattcaaaaatagagaaaattagaaagggggAAAAACCTTTTTGACAGCACTGTACCTCTACTGCTACTACAGTACCTCaacatacacaaaacacacacacacacagagcagtacctcgacagacacaaaacacacacacagagcagtacctcgacagacacaaaacacacacacacacagagcagtacctcgacagacacaaaacacacacacagagcagtaccTCGAGCCACCTGGTTTCTGCAGGCACGTAGCGACTGAAAGAGACTGAAGCCATCAATAGTGACCAGGGCTGCTGGGTAAAGAATGCTCAGCTCCTCatgctaagagagagagagagagagaaattcatAAATACAAAGTGTCATCAAAAGAACCTTGATACTCAGGCAGCTGTCAGTGTTTTGGTGTGTGCTACAGCCGTACTTGCTCGGTGACACCAGGGTGGCGGGGGATCTCGTAGGTGCGACACTTGAGCCTCAGGACAGGATCCTCATTCAACAGCTGGGCTAGGAGTAGGACCCCACTCtgacaaaaacacacaacacCACTGTTAGAATAACATTACCTCACCAGCCAGCCTTCCAGGTAACAAGTAAATACTGCTGTACTGCACCTCTGTGTAGAAGCGGACATAACCAGATGAGAAGCCCACTACAATACAAGTCCAGTCTGGCCGACCTGTGGAACtcctgaacacacacagacagacagagttaatACTCATCATTAGAACACAAACCTACATACACATTGATATGTACACACAAGTGAACACCCATGGACAGTGTCGGACACACTAGGTGGCTTACCTTTTCTGGctggccagaggtatacagatgACACTGCTCACACTCTCCCTGTAAAGaggcagacacgcacacacacacacacagtgaatctGGAATCTAATCTTGACTTATTTCTgtgtcctttcctctcctcacatTCTCTCAGTCTAACCCCTTCCTCTCTCATTCATCCACCCTTATGTTTCTTTCCCTCctgactctcccccctcctccctctgttctcccccctcctccctctgttctcttccccctcctcctctgttctctccccctctcccccccctcctccctctgttctcccccctcctccctctgttctcttccccctcctcctctgttctctccccctctctcccccctcctccctctgttctcccccctcctccctctgttctctccctcctcctcctctgttctctcccccctcctcctcctctgttctctcccccctcctcctcctctgttctctcccccctcctcctcctctgttctctcccccctcctcctcctctgttctctcccccctcctcctcctctgttctctcccccctcctcctcctctgttctctcccccctcctcctcctctgttctctcccccctcctcctcctctgttctctcccccctcctcctcctctgttctctcccccctcctcctcctctgttctctcccccctcctcctctgttctctcccccctcctcctctgttctctcccccctcctcctcctcctcctcctctattctctccccctcctcctcctctattctctccctcctcctcctcctctattctctcctcctcctcctcctctattctctccctcctcctcctcctcctctattctctccctcctcctcctcctcctctattctctccctcctcctcctcctcctctattctctccctcctcctcctcctcctctattctctccctcctcctctattctctccctcctcctctattctctccctcctcctctattctctccctcctcctctgttctctccctcctcctctgttctctcccccctcctcctcctcctctgttctctcccccctcctcatcctcctctgttctctcccccctcctcctcctcctctgttctctcccccctcctcctcctcctctgttctctcccccctcctcctcctcctctgttctctcccccctcctcctcctcctctgttctctcccccctcctcctcctcctctgttctctcccccctcctcctcctcctctgttctctccaccctcctcctcctcctctgttctctcccccctcctcctcctctgttctctcccccctcctcctctgttctctcccccctcctcctcctctgttctctcccccctcctcctcctctgttctctcccccctcctcctcctcctcctcctctattctctcccccctcctcctcctctattctctccctcctcctcctcctctattctctccctcctcctcctcctctattctctccctcctcctcctctattctctccctcctcctcctcctcctctattctctccctcctcctcctcctcctctattctctccctccttctcctcctcctctattctctccctcctcctcctcctcctctattctctccctcctcctcctcctcctctattctctccctcctcctcctcctctattctctccctcctcctcctcctctattctctccctcctcctctgttctctcccccctcctcctcctcctctgttctctcccccctcctcctcctcctcctcctcctctattctctcccccctcctcctcctctattctctccctcctcctcctcctctattctctccctcctcctcctcctcctctattctctccctcctcctcctcctcctctattctctccctcctcctctgttctctcccccctcctcctcctcctctgttctctcccccctcctcctcctcctctgttctctcccccctcctcctcctcctctgttctctcccccctcctcctcctcctctgttctctcccccctcctcctcctcctctgttctctcccccctcctcctctattctctccctcctcctcctcctcctctattctctccctcctcctcctcctcctctattctctccctcctcctcctcctcctctattctctccctcctcctcctcctctattctctccctcctcctcctcctcctctattctctccctcctcctcctcctctattctctccctcctcctcctcctctattctctccctcctc
The sequence above is a segment of the Salvelinus fontinalis isolate EN_2023a chromosome 15, ASM2944872v1, whole genome shotgun sequence genome. Coding sequences within it:
- the LOC129811484 gene encoding rab3 GTPase-activating protein non-catalytic subunit-like isoform X1, producing the protein MSCCLLDFCRVQELKAVREFLFQNQQNNPSLEDKKTENELAWDDSDWGSWDNPEAKEDGSGTTTGVEEDSAAVTAPWLQDCVVSLSPCSDLMVVAKDHKAVFLSAKWRTDDGGREEMTLAVSWSGTLSTEEGESVSSVICIPLASQKRSSTGRPDWTCIVVGFSSGYVRFYTESGVLLLAQLLNEDPVLRLKCRTYEIPRHPGVTEQHEELSILYPAALVTIDGFSLFQSLRACRNQVAREFARKDAAAAAGSEVVHPPPLAYKKWGLQDMDTIVDHSSVGIMTLCVFDQMKNASILGGFHASVKGSPPAMSQYITVGGGPYTGFYYAIEGSSQPLLSHVALAVASKLTSALFSAASGWLGWKKQSEEEPTQKQKPKVEPATPLAVRFGLPDSRRHGEFICLSPCNTLAGVTDDFGRVTLLDVGRGIAIRMWKGYRDAQLGWVQVSEGRGEREPSPSAPLPRRHAQFLVIYAPRRGILEVWGTQQGPRVGAFTVGKHCRLLYAGYRLMGVNSVTSQGWLLHTQQVCLFDPATGALRTVTVPFHLALSDKKSERAKDMHLLKRLTTLLKSREVEPDILESEAQSVLLDIKHPAVKKQALESLLANKNAPVSCLTNITRVLLASLKGQDPEAVDEGLFQLCSSQLKLLQLYTDIQQLHSTGEATTDTHTEPTEVAGIEEELARVSPTLQRYAELTSGSRPSVSFAQDSPDASLPVRSFLSQMECEGEEIRVVPGPNADWTQLGSFLFWGCLTGESPLQKVCNTLQKTGISPQQLLSLLLSVWLHREKEVLKKTEAVRHLHTLLTALSSMKGAVEESWDMQCVSPWWQQVRAACVQSHSSAAALLAAIVAHRAAKANITILAETKFQPEWEAVSLELEQWAVCVRQLEDVLSLQTLLCVPPPQGTPGSATPHCSVKALLEGGRGGIADSVAKWVFRQDLAPERLKDMLQRRGEAESTEQPSQPEQGEGEKSQEDPNFNRAAELLVSVCQRFPDSLSPDLLFAHCCWEYVVQWNKDPEEGRYLCWAVEHLKLVSSPHIQLGISSMMWNTFIVKCFSAAAFLIEKVGKAPKDRLCRRDVGMGDCAMTSFLGSCVQLLQILMEVRIKKDGWMHTVGQIKMFPCAAAQADSGVEEVPPPELCVEEVWGGAEGPASLAELALEQKGVHYPLVQHHYLLASLLHTAMTFSLRVKPLSLFDSKGKNAFFRELSSIQLMPSGDMDPGLVSLRQEFLLRVLTGWVTNQREAVEGPRSGSGDKTWPSLCLDLGLLLQVNPDLLRRHLVCELYNQGLDPRAEQVMFEVEDKDVLGSQLLVLTGQRLSYSLLHTQTQTRPAMELLARLPPTLCTWLKAMDPSELGCPSVPLSQTSRLVSRLIEILPENHGQYSLALHLLEAVEDLQRED